From the genome of Tachysurus vachellii isolate PV-2020 chromosome 2, HZAU_Pvac_v1, whole genome shotgun sequence, one region includes:
- the cnga1a gene encoding cyclic nucleotide gated channel subunit alpha 1a yields the protein MTIVTTLGRMSPIMEGEDSEEDVCPSSVQIKHFNTNNSNNNEDQEKKKKKKKAKKEKKEKREEKKEKKKKKEQKEQENEKEKEKEKEKEKEKKEGPKEVFVINPASNLYYQWLLLITLPVMYNWTMIIARACFEELQHNYLFTWFLLDYTCDLLYLADMAFRARTGYLEQGLLVKDQKLLIKQYKDSTQFKLDVISMVPTDVLYLILGLDYPEIRINKLLRINRMFEFFDRSQTMTNYPNIFRICTLVMYIIIIIHWNACLYFSFSKSIGFGADPWVYPALTEPEFGDLMRKYSFSLYWSTLTLTTIGETPSPELDSEFLFHVVDFLVGVLIFATIVGNIATMISNMNAAQAQFQARIDNIKQYMHVRHVSKDLEKRVIKWFDYLWTNKKAQDEREVLRYLPDKLRAEIGMNVHLDTLKKVRIFADCEAGLLIELILKLRPQVFSPGDYICRKGDIGREMYIIKEGKLAVVADDGITQFCVLGDGSYFGEISILNIKGSKAGNRRTANIKSIGYSDLFCLSKDDLMEALTEYPDAKNMLEEKGRQILMKDGLIDLDPANLKPDQKDLEDRVHRIYTTMELMQAKVNKLLADYKKTEQNLKERIALIESYAGEEVEEDEDEDEGQEETKEEAALEKVKEEKKDEDK from the exons atgACGATTGTGACAACGTTGGGAAGAATGTCTCCAATCATGGAGGGAGAAGACAGCGAGGAAGATGTCTGCCCTTCCTCTGTCCAgataaaacactttaacaccaacaacagcaacaacaatgaAGA tcaagagaagaagaagaagaagaagaaagcaaagaaggagaaaaaaga aaaaagagaagaaaaaaaagaaaagaaaaagaagaaggagcagaaggagcaggagaatgagaaagaaaaggagaaagaaaaagagaaagaaaaggagaagaaagaagg GCCGAAGGAGGTGTTTGTGATTAATCCGGCCAGTAACCTGTACTACCAGTGGCTGCTTCTCATCACGCTGCCCGTCATGTACAACTGGACCATGATCATTGCGAG aGCCTGCTTTGAAGAATTGCAGCATAATTATCTGTTCACATGGTTCCTCCTGGACTACACCTGTGATCTGCTGTACCTGGCTGATATGGCCTTCAGAGCAAGAACTG GATACCTTGAGCAGGGTTTGCTTGTCAAAGATCAAAAGCTTCTCATCAAGCAATACAAGGACAGCACTCAGTTCAAACTTGATGTCATCTCCATGGTACCCACCGACGTGCTGTACTTAATCCTGGGGCTGGACTACCCTGAGATCCGCATCAACAAGCTGCTGCGCATTAACCGCATGTTTGAGTTCTTCGACCGTTCTCAGACTATGACCAACTACCCCAATATCTTCCGTATCTGCACTTTGGTCAtgtatatcatcatcatcattcactGGAACGCATGCCTTTACTTCTCCTTCTCCAAATCTATTGGTTTTGGCGCAGATCCCTGGGTCTACCCGGCGCTCACGGAGCCTGAGTTTGGGGACTTGATGAGGAAGTACTCTTTCAGCCTCTACTGGTCCACACTGACTCTCACCACCATCGGGGAAACACCTTCACCTGAGCTGGACTCCGAGTTCCTCTTCCACGTCGTAGACTTCCTGGTTGGTGTCCTGATCTTCGCCACCATTGTTGGAAATATCGCTACAATGATCTCCAACATGAATGCTGCCCAAGCCCAGTTTCAGGCGCGCATAGACAACATCAAGCAGTACATGCATGTGCGGCATGTCAGCAAGGACCTGGAAAAGCGCGTCATCAAGTGGTTTGACTATCTGTGGACTAATAAAAAGGCACAAGATGAAAGGGAGGTACTGAGGTACCTGCCAGACAAGCTGAGAGCAGAGATTGGTATGAATGTTCACCTGGATACGTTAAAGAAGGTAAGGATCTTCGCAGACTGTGAGGCAGGATTGCTAATTGAGCTTATTCTTAAACTTCGGCCTCAGGTGTTTAGCCCCGGTGATTACATCTGCCGCAAGGGTGACATTGGCCGCGAGATGTACATCATCAAGGAGGGAAAACTTGCCGTGGTGGCTGATGATGGCATCACACAGTTTTGTGTTCTGGGTGATGGAAGTTATTTTGGTGAGATCAGCATCCTGAACATCAAAGGCAGCAAAGCAGGGAACCGCAGGACGGCTAACATCAAAAGCATCGGCTACTCAGACCTCTTCTGCTTGTCCAAGGATGACTTAATGGAAGCTCTGACTGAGTACCCTGATGCCAAAAACATGCTGGAGGAAAAGGGGAGGCAGATCCTGATGAAAGATGGTCTGATTGACCTGGACCCGGCAAACCTGAAGCCAGACCAGAAGGACTTGGAGGACAGAGTGCACCGAATTTACACCACTATGGAGCTAATGCAGGCCAAAGTCAATAAACTGCTAGCAGATTACAAAAAAACTGAGCAAAACCTGAAAGAGCGCATTGCTCTGATAGAAAGCTATGCTGGGGAGGAGGTagaagaggatgaggatgaagatgagggGCAGGAAGAGACCAAGGAAGAGGCTGCACTAGAGAAAGtcaaggaggagaagaaagacgAGGACAAGTAG